The Astyanax mexicanus isolate ESR-SI-001 chromosome 7, AstMex3_surface, whole genome shotgun sequence genome has a window encoding:
- the tlx1 gene encoding T-cell leukemia homeobox protein 1, which produces MDNIGAHLQHTHVDAISFGIDHILSNVDPSSCMISNPRMHDLDCGLGGIVSTAYNTVTGHYGTGNGGYGGGACSGSYAMNAGMNVNGNVNGLNASGVIRVPAHRPLNGAHATIPTNGASAHGSMSAIDNLTGLTFPWMESNRRYTKDRFTVALSPFTVTRRIGHPYQNRTPPKKKKPRTSFTRLQICELEKRFHRQKYLASAERAALAKALKMTDAQVKTWFQNRRTKWRRQTAEEREAERQQANRLLMQLQQEAFQKTLNQPVSPDPICLHNSSLFALHNLQPWTENPSKINSVSSCD; this is translated from the exons ATGGATAATATAGGAGCGCATCTGCAGCACACGCACGTGGACGCCATCAGCTTCGGGATCGATCACATCCTCAGCAATGTAGATCCGAGCAGCTGCATGATTTCTAACCCCAGGATGCATGACTTAGACTGCGGGCTCGGGGGCATCGTCAGCACCGCTTACAACACGGTGACGGGACACTACGGTACCGGCAACGGCGGATACGGCGGCGGCGCGTGCAGCGGCTCATACGCCATGAACGCGGGCATGAACGTTAACGGCAACGTCAACGGCCTTAATGCGTCGGGGGTGATCCGCGTGCCGGCTCACCGTCCACTGAACGGCGCGCACGCGACCATACCTACCAACGGAGCCTCGGCGCACGGGAGCATGAGCGCTATCGACAACCTCACAGGATTAACCTTCCCGTGGATGGAGAGCAACAGAAGATACACCAAAGACAGGTTTACAG TGGCCCTCTCACCCTTCACTGTAACACGCCGTATAGGTCACCCCTACCAGAACCGCACGCCCCCCAAGAAGAAGAAGCCCAGGACGTCGTTCACGCGCCTGCAGATCTGCGAGCTGGAGAAGCGCTTTCACCGCCAGAAGTACTTGGCTTCCGCAGAGAGAGCGGCTCTGGCCAAGGCACTTAAAATGACTGATGCTCAAGTCAAAACATGGTTCCAGAACAGAAGGACAAAATGGAG GagacagacagccgaagaaagaGAGGCTGAGCGACAGCAAGCCAACCGCCTCCTGATGCAGCTCCAGCAAGAAGCCTTTCAAAAGACTCTGAACCAGCCGGTGAGCCCAGACCCCATCTGCCTGCACAACAGCTCCCTGTTCGCCCTGCACAACCTGCAGCCATGGACTGAGAACCCCAGCAAGATCAACAGCGTCTCCAGCTGCGACTAG